One Paenibacillus sp. FSL W8-0186 genomic window carries:
- the pheS gene encoding phenylalanine--tRNA ligase subunit alpha — MKERLEALKHEAVAQLNAVADAAQLNDLRVKYLGKKGALTEILRGMGALSAEERPVIGQVANEVRSAIEELVEEKQQYFQRRETEERLAAEKVDVTLPGRPLKQGGIHPLNQVIQDIEDIFIGMGYRIAEGPEVETDYYNFEALNLPKNHPARDMQDSFYLTEDLLMRTQTSPVQVRTMEAMKGEVPVKVICPGRVYRRDDDDATHSFQFHQIEGLVIGKNIRMSDLKGTLLQFTREMFGPNTQIRLRPSFFPFTEPSVEVDVTCVKCGGNGCRVCKQTGWLEILGSGMVHPRVLEMSGYDPEQYSGFAFGMGVERIAMLKYGVDDIRHFFNNDLRFLGQFARI, encoded by the coding sequence ATGAAAGAACGTTTGGAAGCACTCAAACATGAAGCTGTGGCCCAATTGAATGCCGTGGCTGATGCAGCTCAATTAAACGACCTTCGGGTCAAATATTTGGGCAAGAAGGGTGCATTGACTGAAATTTTGCGGGGCATGGGCGCGTTGAGCGCGGAGGAACGTCCCGTCATCGGGCAGGTAGCGAATGAAGTCCGCTCAGCGATCGAAGAGCTGGTGGAAGAGAAGCAGCAGTATTTCCAAAGACGCGAGACGGAAGAGCGTCTTGCGGCGGAGAAGGTAGACGTCACCTTGCCTGGCCGCCCATTAAAGCAGGGAGGCATCCATCCGCTCAACCAGGTTATCCAGGATATCGAGGATATTTTCATCGGGATGGGCTATCGCATTGCGGAAGGTCCAGAGGTTGAGACGGATTACTATAACTTTGAGGCGCTGAATCTGCCCAAGAACCACCCTGCTCGTGACATGCAGGACTCTTTCTATTTGACGGAAGATTTGCTGATGCGCACGCAGACTTCTCCGGTTCAGGTGCGGACGATGGAGGCGATGAAGGGCGAGGTCCCTGTCAAGGTGATCTGCCCGGGGCGCGTGTACCGGCGCGATGATGACGATGCTACGCATTCGTTCCAGTTCCACCAGATCGAAGGGCTCGTGATCGGCAAAAACATTCGGATGAGCGACTTGAAGGGCACCTTGCTCCAATTTACGCGCGAGATGTTCGGACCGAACACGCAAATCCGGCTGCGGCCAAGCTTTTTCCCGTTCACCGAACCTAGCGTTGAAGTGGATGTTACCTGCGTCAAGTGCGGCGGGAACGGCTGCCGGGTATGTAAACAGACCGGATGGCTGGAGATTTTGGGCAGCGGCATGGTACATCCTCGCGTCCTGGAAATGAGCGGCTACGATCCGGAGCAATACAGCGGTTTTGCCTTCGGGATGGGCGTAGAGCGGATTGCGATGCTTAAATATGGCGTAGACGATATTCGTCATTTCTTTAATAATGATTTGCGCTTCTTGGGGCAGTTCGCCCGAATTTAA
- a CDS encoding aldolase catalytic domain-containing protein: MKVNQSKIVDCTIRDGGLVNNWDFSVEFVQKLYAGLNEAGVDYMEIGYKNSPKLLKGADDAGPWRFLDDEFLRTVIPQKGHTKLSALVDIGRVDENDILPRSESLLDLIRVACYVKDVDKALQLVQVFHDRGYETTINIMALSNVMEHELLEAFEMIKESVVDVVYIVDSYGSLDYKDMEHLVNKFKTHLPNKRLGVHTHNNMQLAFSNTLVAADLGVELLDASVYGMGRAAGNCPTELLVTHLKNTKYNLRPVLGVLEELMIPLREKEEWGYLIPYMITGTLDEHPRSAMALRASADKDKAVEFYDKLTTPEVSFEKK, from the coding sequence ATGAAAGTGAATCAGAGCAAAATTGTAGATTGCACCATCCGCGACGGCGGATTAGTCAACAACTGGGATTTCAGTGTGGAGTTTGTGCAGAAGCTGTATGCCGGACTTAATGAAGCTGGCGTTGATTATATGGAAATCGGATATAAAAATTCTCCGAAGCTGTTGAAGGGTGCCGATGATGCAGGTCCTTGGCGCTTCCTAGACGATGAATTTTTGCGTACAGTAATCCCGCAAAAGGGTCATACTAAGCTTTCCGCGCTTGTAGATATTGGCCGCGTTGACGAGAATGATATTTTGCCGCGCAGCGAGAGCCTTCTCGACCTCATTCGCGTGGCTTGCTATGTTAAGGACGTAGATAAAGCTCTGCAGCTTGTCCAAGTATTCCATGACCGCGGATATGAGACGACGATTAATATCATGGCGCTGTCCAATGTGATGGAGCACGAGCTGCTCGAAGCGTTCGAAATGATCAAGGAGAGCGTAGTAGACGTAGTTTACATTGTAGACTCCTACGGCAGCCTGGATTACAAAGACATGGAGCACTTGGTCAACAAATTTAAGACGCATTTGCCGAATAAGCGGCTTGGGGTCCATACGCATAACAATATGCAGCTTGCATTCTCTAATACGCTGGTCGCTGCAGACCTGGGCGTTGAGCTGCTGGATGCTTCAGTATACGGCATGGGCCGCGCGGCGGGCAACTGCCCTACAGAGCTGCTCGTTACTCATTTGAAAAATACAAAATACAATCTTCGCCCTGTACTTGGGGTATTGGAAGAACTGATGATTCCGCTCCGTGAGAAGGAAGAATGGGGTTACCTTATCCCTTACATGATTACGGGAACTCTGGATGAGCATCCGCGTTCGGCCATGGCTTTGCGCGCTTCGGCTGACAAGGACAAAGCGGTAGAATTCTACGATAAGCTGACGACGCCTGAAGTGAGCTTTGAAAAAAAATAA
- a CDS encoding EAL domain-containing protein — MEIRKEEKSTIIQGSLGLLAMLGVVYLSTAIDTPVISASARLAMYLLAGLMYGAVAFAVFAQGWMLFTDKLSRQRLYSAVLFFIVGTLDVLHIATFVGVSLFGFMPGYTVSAWFMLLSHLLGALGMLFIFSVPDKQVSMRHKAAAFSGASVLLLVGIVLLYKYQFQLPQLLGNQAPGTTKQAVWIVVPFLYTLGIFAILYRYRKERPPAALTVVCALLFMMIGHILLTAAEPFDIGIAHVAGEWFTAISYYYVLKGVYRLTIEEPFRGQQLAEAQMMHMAYHDDLTNLPNLRRLKERLAGHLVPEGRTGLYTGVAVLNINRFKAINDAFGYRAGDKLLTDLGARVSRRCLPEEGVYRMGEDEFAVTIPEYSDPRAIEIRALQLLKSIHPAVTIENTEYHISLSMGLSIYPLDGQNVEQIIQNADMAVHNGKEQGLEFVRYTAAIKNQTQSRIELENDMRKGLEREEFFLEFQPQVSLDSGRVVGMEALVRWNHPRRGVLSPGEFIPVAEDSGLIVPLGEWVLRTACSYNKKWQDDGYTPICVSVNLSMRQFRQHNLADKVDCILQEVGLEAKYLELEVTESMTFDIDTAFEQLQRLKRLGVHISIDDFGTGYSSLYYLKTLPIDRLKIDRSFVKEVMLDGSGAAIVSTIAMMAHHLQLKVTAEGVENEEQLEFLKLQNCHEGQGYLFSKPVPAGLFERRFLTRIAG, encoded by the coding sequence ATGGAAATCAGGAAAGAAGAGAAGTCTACGATCATTCAGGGCTCGCTCGGTTTGCTGGCGATGCTGGGTGTTGTTTATCTTTCAACAGCCATTGATACTCCCGTTATCTCTGCTTCGGCCCGTCTGGCGATGTATTTGCTCGCAGGGCTGATGTATGGAGCGGTGGCCTTCGCAGTCTTTGCGCAGGGCTGGATGCTATTTACGGACAAACTGTCCAGGCAGCGTCTTTACTCTGCCGTGTTGTTTTTCATCGTCGGTACATTGGATGTGCTTCATATCGCCACTTTCGTCGGCGTTTCTTTGTTTGGTTTTATGCCTGGATATACGGTCTCCGCGTGGTTCATGCTATTGTCCCATTTGCTCGGGGCGTTAGGGATGCTGTTTATTTTCAGTGTGCCGGACAAGCAGGTGTCCATGCGCCATAAAGCGGCTGCTTTTTCAGGAGCGTCAGTGTTGCTGCTAGTAGGTATCGTACTGCTGTACAAATACCAGTTTCAGCTTCCCCAGCTTCTCGGGAATCAGGCTCCCGGGACAACGAAGCAGGCGGTCTGGATTGTCGTGCCCTTTCTGTATACGCTCGGAATATTCGCGATATTGTACCGGTACCGGAAGGAGCGTCCGCCAGCGGCATTAACAGTCGTCTGTGCGCTTTTATTTATGATGATCGGGCATATATTACTGACGGCAGCGGAGCCCTTCGATATTGGAATTGCCCATGTTGCCGGGGAATGGTTTACGGCTATTTCCTATTATTACGTGTTAAAAGGGGTCTACCGCCTAACGATTGAGGAGCCGTTTCGCGGCCAACAGCTTGCCGAGGCTCAAATGATGCATATGGCCTATCACGATGATTTGACGAATCTGCCTAATCTTCGAAGGCTGAAGGAACGGCTGGCCGGCCATTTGGTGCCAGAAGGCAGGACGGGGCTTTACACGGGAGTGGCTGTCCTGAACATCAATCGCTTCAAGGCGATTAATGATGCTTTTGGATATCGTGCGGGCGACAAGCTGCTAACCGATTTGGGAGCGCGGGTGAGCCGGCGCTGTTTACCAGAGGAGGGCGTCTACCGTATGGGAGAAGACGAATTTGCGGTCACGATCCCGGAATATTCGGATCCGCGGGCGATCGAGATCAGGGCATTGCAGCTGCTTAAATCGATTCACCCGGCGGTAACGATTGAAAATACCGAGTATCATATTTCCCTGAGCATGGGGCTCTCCATATACCCCCTTGACGGCCAAAATGTAGAGCAAATCATTCAAAATGCCGATATGGCTGTACATAATGGGAAGGAACAGGGCCTGGAATTCGTCCGCTATACGGCTGCGATCAAGAATCAGACCCAATCCCGAATAGAGCTGGAGAACGATATGCGGAAAGGCTTGGAGCGGGAGGAATTTTTCCTTGAATTTCAGCCTCAGGTCAGCCTCGACAGCGGCCGGGTAGTTGGCATGGAGGCCCTGGTGCGCTGGAACCATCCACGCCGGGGAGTGCTTTCGCCGGGCGAGTTCATTCCGGTCGCTGAAGACAGCGGACTGATTGTTCCGCTGGGGGAATGGGTGCTGCGTACCGCCTGCAGCTATAACAAGAAGTGGCAGGACGATGGTTATACCCCGATATGCGTGTCCGTCAACTTATCCATGCGGCAATTCCGCCAGCACAATTTGGCCGATAAAGTCGATTGTATTTTGCAGGAGGTCGGCCTGGAAGCAAAATATTTGGAGCTGGAAGTGACGGAAAGCATGACATTCGACATCGACACGGCTTTTGAGCAGCTTCAGAGACTGAAGCGGCTAGGTGTTCACATTAGCATTGACGATTTCGGCACGGGATACAGCTCTCTTTACTATTTGAAGACGCTGCCGATCGACCGTCTCAAAATCGATCGTTCCTTCGTCAAGGAGGTTATGCTGGACGGAAGCGGAGCGGCTATTGTCTCCACCATTGCGATGATGGCGCATCATCTGCAGCTGAAAGTCACAGCTGAAGGGGTCGAGAACGAGGAGCAGCTTGAATTTCTCAAGCTGCAGAATTGCCATGAGGGGCAAGGTTATTTGTTCAGCAAGCCGGTGCCTGCAGGATTGTTTGAGCGCCGTTTTCTCACCCGTATTGCCGGATAG
- the leuB gene encoding 3-isopropylmalate dehydrogenase gives MTEVKKIAVIAGDGIGPEVVAEAEKVLKRTEEVFGYRFETEHALFGGIAIDEKGTPLPQETLEICQRADAVLLGAVGGPKWDNNPKELRPETGLLGIRKALGLFSNLRPAVVFDCLKDASTLKPEVLEGTDLMVVRELTGGIYFGEKFRRETENGQEAVDTCAYNVNEVERIVRQAFEIAQKRRKKLASVDKANVLETSRLWREVVNRVAPEYPDVELEHVLVDNCAMQLLRRPASFDVIVTENMFGDILSDEAAMLTGSIGMLSSASLGEGSFGLYEPVHGSAPDIAGQNLANPIATILSVALMFRLTFGYADAADAIEAAVAEVLDAGHRTGDIAVDKSKAIGTKEMGDLIVAAIRK, from the coding sequence ATGACAGAAGTGAAGAAAATTGCGGTCATCGCTGGAGATGGAATCGGCCCTGAGGTTGTAGCTGAAGCAGAAAAAGTCCTCAAGCGTACGGAGGAAGTGTTCGGTTACCGTTTTGAGACGGAGCATGCTTTGTTTGGAGGCATTGCGATTGATGAGAAAGGCACTCCGCTGCCGCAGGAAACCTTGGAAATTTGTCAGCGTGCCGACGCTGTTTTGCTTGGGGCAGTTGGCGGGCCAAAATGGGACAACAATCCGAAGGAGCTTCGTCCGGAGACAGGGCTGCTTGGCATCCGCAAAGCGCTGGGATTGTTCTCGAACCTTCGTCCGGCAGTTGTGTTCGATTGCCTGAAGGATGCTTCCACACTGAAACCGGAAGTGCTTGAAGGAACTGATTTGATGGTTGTTCGCGAACTGACAGGCGGTATTTATTTCGGTGAGAAATTCCGCCGCGAAACCGAGAACGGGCAGGAAGCCGTGGACACTTGCGCATACAATGTAAACGAAGTGGAGCGCATCGTGCGCCAGGCGTTCGAGATTGCCCAGAAACGCCGCAAGAAACTGGCTTCTGTCGATAAGGCCAACGTTCTGGAAACTTCACGCCTATGGCGCGAAGTCGTCAACCGGGTTGCTCCCGAATATCCGGATGTTGAACTGGAACATGTGCTTGTAGACAATTGCGCGATGCAGCTGCTGCGCCGTCCAGCCAGCTTCGACGTTATCGTCACGGAGAACATGTTCGGCGATATTCTTAGCGATGAAGCAGCGATGCTGACCGGTTCGATCGGTATGCTCTCGTCCGCATCCCTTGGGGAAGGCAGCTTCGGTCTGTATGAGCCTGTGCACGGTTCTGCGCCTGACATTGCCGGGCAGAACCTGGCGAACCCGATCGCGACGATTTTGTCCGTCGCTCTGATGTTCCGTCTGACCTTTGGTTATGCCGATGCCGCAGATGCCATCGAGGCAGCGGTAGCCGAGGTATTGGACGCGGGTCACCGTACCGGGGATATTGCGGTCGACAAGAGCAAAGCCATCGGCACGAAAGAAATGGGCGACCTGATTGTAGCGGCTATCCGCAAATAA
- a CDS encoding general stress protein — MMHKIVGVFASEQDATNAIEDLKRYGFSTDDISVVGRNKDHMDAMREETGTKAPEGVASGAAAGGLVGGLTGLLAGLGALAIPGIGPIVAAGPIAATLTGAAVGAGAGGLVGGLIGLGIPENEAKEYGSHVEHGRILVLVDGNDAQRNDIYQIFRNNRAMNSRNFGLDDTHPANANATMSRETGVPSTGTEMETRETAGTFYQEIPPENGKRTISERDEDWERTNYRRSKDTGNDRSSW; from the coding sequence ATGATGCACAAAATTGTAGGCGTCTTTGCTTCGGAACAGGATGCAACAAATGCAATAGAGGATCTGAAACGATACGGCTTCTCAACCGATGACATTTCTGTGGTTGGACGAAACAAAGACCACATGGATGCCATGCGCGAGGAGACGGGAACGAAAGCGCCGGAAGGCGTCGCTTCGGGAGCGGCTGCCGGAGGCCTCGTAGGCGGTCTTACAGGACTGCTGGCAGGCCTAGGAGCGCTGGCGATACCAGGAATCGGCCCGATCGTTGCAGCCGGCCCTATTGCAGCTACATTAACGGGAGCGGCAGTTGGCGCGGGAGCAGGGGGGCTGGTCGGAGGACTAATCGGCTTGGGCATTCCCGAGAATGAAGCTAAGGAGTACGGCAGTCACGTAGAGCATGGCAGAATCTTGGTACTCGTGGACGGGAATGATGCCCAAAGGAACGATATTTATCAGATTTTCCGCAATAACCGGGCAATGAATTCCCGGAATTTCGGATTAGACGACACTCATCCTGCGAATGCGAATGCCACCATGTCTAGAGAGACTGGAGTGCCAAGTACTGGAACGGAAATGGAGACGAGAGAAACAGCGGGAACTTTCTATCAAGAAATTCCGCCGGAAAACGGAAAGCGAACCATAAGTGAACGGGATGAAGATTGGGAGCGGACGAACTATCGCAGGTCAAAGGATACGGGGAACGACCGCAGTTCGTGGTAA
- the ilvC gene encoding ketol-acid reductoisomerase, with protein sequence MAVTLYYEKDAELSVLKGKTIAIIGYGSQGHAHAQNLRDSGLNVVIGLREGKSFDKAKEDGFEVLSVAEATSRADVVQILMPDETQASVYHNEIAPNLKKGAALLFAHGFNVHFGQIVPSKDNDVLLVAPKSPGHMVRRTYVEGFGVPGLIAIHQDATGKAKEIGLAYAKGIGCTRAGVIETSFREETETDLFGEQAVLCGGVSALIKAGFETLTEAGYAPEMAYFECLHELKLIVDLIYEGGLATMRDSISNTAEYGDYVTGPRIVTEETKKAMKEVLSDIQQGKFARDFILENQSNRAFLTATRRNEANHPIEVVGEELRGLMHWIKK encoded by the coding sequence ATGGCAGTTACTTTGTACTATGAAAAAGATGCAGAGCTTAGCGTATTGAAAGGAAAAACGATCGCGATCATCGGCTACGGAAGCCAAGGTCATGCTCACGCACAAAACTTGCGTGATAGCGGACTAAACGTAGTAATCGGTCTGCGCGAAGGCAAATCCTTCGACAAAGCCAAAGAAGACGGCTTCGAAGTATTGTCCGTTGCTGAAGCGACAAGCCGTGCTGACGTTGTGCAAATCCTGATGCCAGACGAGACTCAAGCTTCGGTATACCATAACGAAATTGCTCCTAACTTGAAAAAAGGCGCTGCGCTTCTCTTTGCTCACGGCTTCAACGTTCATTTCGGACAAATCGTGCCTTCCAAAGACAACGACGTGCTTCTGGTTGCTCCTAAGTCGCCAGGCCACATGGTTCGCCGTACGTATGTTGAAGGCTTTGGCGTTCCTGGCTTGATCGCTATCCACCAAGATGCGACTGGCAAAGCCAAAGAAATCGGCCTGGCTTATGCTAAAGGCATCGGCTGTACTCGTGCAGGGGTTATCGAGACTTCCTTCCGCGAAGAGACAGAAACGGATCTGTTCGGTGAACAAGCTGTTCTGTGCGGTGGCGTAAGCGCCCTGATCAAAGCGGGTTTCGAAACGTTGACAGAAGCTGGCTATGCTCCGGAGATGGCCTACTTCGAGTGCTTGCATGAGCTGAAATTGATCGTTGACCTGATCTATGAAGGCGGTCTTGCGACAATGCGCGATTCCATCTCCAACACTGCGGAATACGGCGACTACGTTACAGGACCTCGCATCGTAACCGAAGAAACGAAGAAAGCGATGAAAGAAGTGCTGTCCGACATCCAGCAAGGTAAATTCGCGCGCGACTTCATCCTGGAGAACCAATCCAACCGTGCCTTCTTGACGGCTACCCGCCGCAATGAAGCCAACCATCCGATCGAAGTTGTGGGTGAAGAGCTTCGCGGTCTGATGCACTGGATCAAGAAGTAA
- a CDS encoding glycerol dehydrogenase: protein MKNNVKSITSPKKYITGKGLLASFNEYMQFFGDSAYIVCDEFILDRARQEAGKSIEEGGNKAVFEKFNYECTKEEINRHRELARQAGANIIVGIGGGKTLDTAKATAYYEKLPVVIFPTIASTDAPCTALAVIYKKDGSFDEYLFLPSNPDIVLADTGILAAAPPRFFAAGIGDALATYFEARACYQSFGDNLALMKPSTTGLGLARLCYETLIENAVKAQRAVEQGVATKAVEDTIEATIYLSGVGAESGGLAAAHAIHNGMTAVPSLHKAQHGEKVTFGLLAQLVLENAPKEELETVIGIVKGVGLPLTLKDLGVTKFVEEEWRQVAEAACAEGDTMGNMPFPVTPDDVYSAIVAANAIAEAYRGE, encoded by the coding sequence ATGAAGAACAACGTCAAATCGATTACCTCCCCTAAGAAATACATTACCGGAAAAGGACTTCTTGCGAGCTTTAATGAATACATGCAGTTCTTTGGCGACAGCGCCTATATCGTTTGCGATGAGTTTATTCTGGATCGTGCTCGGCAGGAGGCCGGGAAATCCATCGAGGAGGGCGGCAATAAAGCTGTATTTGAAAAATTCAACTATGAATGCACGAAGGAAGAAATCAACCGCCACCGCGAGCTGGCCCGCCAAGCAGGAGCCAACATCATCGTTGGCATCGGCGGCGGTAAGACGCTCGATACCGCCAAGGCGACGGCGTATTATGAGAAGCTGCCGGTCGTTATTTTCCCTACGATCGCCTCTACAGATGCTCCATGCACTGCGCTTGCGGTCATATACAAGAAGGATGGCTCCTTCGACGAGTATCTGTTCCTGCCAAGTAACCCGGACATCGTGTTGGCAGATACCGGAATATTGGCCGCGGCTCCGCCGCGTTTTTTTGCGGCTGGCATCGGCGATGCTTTGGCGACATATTTCGAAGCCCGGGCCTGCTATCAGTCATTTGGCGACAACTTGGCGTTAATGAAGCCGTCGACGACAGGACTCGGATTAGCACGGTTGTGTTACGAGACTCTGATCGAAAATGCAGTAAAGGCTCAGCGCGCCGTAGAGCAGGGGGTAGCGACCAAGGCCGTGGAGGATACGATCGAGGCAACGATTTACCTGAGCGGCGTCGGCGCCGAGTCAGGCGGTTTGGCCGCAGCCCATGCGATTCATAACGGCATGACCGCCGTGCCGTCGCTTCATAAGGCGCAGCATGGGGAGAAGGTCACCTTTGGGCTGCTTGCCCAGCTTGTGCTGGAAAATGCTCCAAAGGAGGAGCTGGAGACAGTGATCGGCATCGTGAAAGGGGTCGGCCTTCCTCTAACCTTAAAGGATCTCGGCGTAACCAAATTCGTCGAGGAGGAATGGCGCCAGGTGGCCGAGGCGGCCTGTGCGGAAGGTGATACGATGGGAAATATGCCATTCCCGGTCACCCCGGATGACGTGTATAGTGCCATTGTGGCGGCCAATGCGATCGCAGAAGCGTACCGCGGCGAGTAA
- a CDS encoding YwbE family protein gives MNGNLRSNVKPGLTVDIVLKKDQATGRLTRGIVKDILTNSPNHPHGIKVRLQDGQVGRVKTIIADSNNEIRTTE, from the coding sequence ATGAACGGAAATCTCCGCAGCAATGTTAAACCTGGCCTTACCGTTGATATCGTTCTCAAAAAAGATCAGGCCACCGGCCGGCTGACCCGCGGGATCGTAAAGGACATCCTGACCAACTCGCCGAACCATCCCCATGGAATCAAAGTTCGCCTGCAGGATGGCCAAGTAGGCCGCGTTAAAACGATTATAGCCGACTCTAATAACGAAATACGGACGACAGAATAA
- a CDS encoding ATP-binding protein: MLSEFQETLLQSVKAFQSTQLVKNKYENVLENLDSGIILFDSEGVLTFINVQMAKLMEMPRQSLIGCNLLQMLRHPHLSRFKKRKILRIYREAIFHRKKYHELIDEYGRHWLITITYGDQMDGDYLLSVKDVSDYKQIEQTAYQNDKLAMLGKISAAIAHEIRNPLTAIRGFIQLLRPHLIQLGRDEYARIILTEIDRANDIIHEFLNSSKPSAPQKSVISVSSLLKEVVLLTESEALMKGCEIHLQVMDGEMYVSIDVKQIKQVLLNIIKNAMDAIEEVSDAEYTGTIHLDAKLVDKYVHISIQDNGNGMDKGLLSRLFDPFFTTKEKGTGLGLSVSYRIIRNHKGNISVDSMKGIGTVFVIALPIVSNKVI; the protein is encoded by the coding sequence TTGTTAAGTGAGTTCCAGGAAACTTTGCTGCAGTCTGTCAAGGCATTTCAATCGACGCAGCTTGTTAAGAACAAGTATGAGAATGTCCTAGAAAATCTCGATAGTGGAATTATACTGTTTGATAGCGAAGGCGTATTAACTTTTATTAATGTACAAATGGCCAAGCTTATGGAGATGCCACGCCAGTCGCTGATCGGCTGCAACTTGCTGCAAATGCTGCGTCACCCTCACCTTAGTCGCTTCAAGAAGCGAAAAATATTGCGAATATACAGGGAAGCTATTTTTCACCGCAAAAAATATCATGAGCTCATTGACGAATACGGTCGTCATTGGCTGATCACGATTACTTACGGGGATCAAATGGATGGAGATTATTTGCTCAGCGTAAAAGATGTATCGGATTACAAGCAGATCGAGCAGACGGCTTACCAGAACGACAAGCTCGCTATGCTCGGTAAAATCTCTGCGGCGATCGCCCATGAAATTCGCAATCCCTTGACCGCAATCCGTGGATTCATCCAGCTATTACGCCCGCATTTGATTCAGCTTGGCCGCGATGAATATGCGCGAATCATTCTGACAGAAATCGATCGGGCCAATGACATTATCCATGAATTTCTGAACTCTTCCAAACCGTCTGCTCCCCAAAAAAGCGTCATCAGCGTTTCTTCTTTGCTGAAGGAAGTCGTTCTGCTGACAGAGAGCGAGGCACTGATGAAAGGGTGCGAAATCCATTTGCAGGTTATGGATGGAGAAATGTACGTATCTATTGACGTTAAGCAGATCAAGCAGGTTCTGCTCAACATCATCAAGAATGCGATGGATGCGATTGAGGAAGTAAGCGATGCAGAGTATACCGGAACTATACATTTAGATGCGAAGCTGGTAGATAAGTACGTGCATATTTCAATACAGGATAACGGAAATGGCATGGATAAGGGATTATTAAGTCGATTGTTCGACCCGTTCTTTACGACGAAAGAGAAGGGAACCGGCCTTGGGTTATCCGTCAGCTACCGGATCATCAGAAATCATAAAGGCAATATTTCTGTCGATAGTATGAAGGGGATTGGGACTGTTTTTGTGATAGCGCTTCCAATCGTGTCGAATAAAGTCATTTAA
- the ilvN gene encoding acetolactate synthase small subunit, with protein MTTTMTSHTIAVLVNDQPGVLQRVSGLFGRRGFNIESITVGQSEEEGLSRMVIVTQGDDKTLEQIEKQLYKLIDVIKVVNLSSKPMVARELALIKVKSEPAERPEIMGVVETFRAAVVDIGTNSMIVQVVGDTEKIDAMIELLHPYGIRELSRTGVTAMIRGNA; from the coding sequence ATGACGACGACAATGACAAGCCATACAATAGCCGTATTAGTAAATGATCAGCCAGGAGTCCTGCAGCGCGTTTCCGGCCTGTTCGGCCGGCGCGGGTTTAATATCGAGAGCATCACTGTGGGCCAGTCCGAGGAAGAAGGATTGTCCAGGATGGTCATCGTGACCCAAGGCGACGACAAAACGCTGGAACAAATTGAGAAACAATTGTATAAACTCATCGATGTTATTAAAGTGGTTAACCTTAGCTCCAAGCCTATGGTTGCCCGTGAGTTGGCACTGATCAAAGTAAAATCGGAGCCGGCGGAGCGTCCGGAAATCATGGGCGTAGTCGAGACTTTTCGTGCCGCTGTTGTCGATATCGGGACAAACAGCATGATCGTCCAGGTCGTCGGCGATACAGAGAAGATTGATGCGATGATCGAGCTGCTTCATCCTTACGGTATTCGCGAGCTGTCTCGTACAGGAGTCACTGCGATGATTCGCGGCAACGCATAA